In Arthrobacter sp. SLBN-83, one DNA window encodes the following:
- a CDS encoding GTP pyrophosphokinase, with amino-acid sequence MPSNWESLDAPLRESVQHNVEIYERVRPALKLVTRDVLLTLRGMLKDSEVTPLFVTGRTKTVESFKEKISRTEEPLEPGGRRLLKFPDPFRTLNDMVGIRVITKLPAENAVVANIIKRQRQVFDCRGDREKDIGSIESGTYGYSSRHLILRSIQNEAVKEYQQVFNPDVQPNGSYFFECQIRTIFAHAWSEIEHDIRFKAEDPRAWTPHFDRQFTATAAMLETVETAFADLHERYEEVRSYWDMDGEGAAPLTPNRIRDVWRTLLPHVDRKVDDDWGWAAELLAAHGLNQTMQLAGLLNANRITEVRKALDHRYSPGPDRLLDDLLLWQYGTSHVDLTAEAPDVVPHPRRDSLLRRLRQIERYRMTNK; translated from the coding sequence ATGCCGAGTAACTGGGAAAGCCTGGACGCCCCGCTGCGCGAGTCCGTGCAGCACAACGTGGAGATCTACGAGCGCGTCCGGCCTGCCCTGAAGCTTGTCACCCGCGATGTCCTGTTGACCCTGCGGGGCATGCTGAAGGACAGCGAAGTCACGCCGCTGTTCGTCACCGGACGCACCAAGACGGTGGAGTCCTTCAAGGAAAAGATTTCCCGGACCGAGGAACCGCTGGAACCGGGCGGGCGGCGGCTGCTGAAGTTCCCGGACCCGTTCCGCACCCTGAATGACATGGTGGGCATCCGCGTCATCACCAAACTGCCGGCGGAGAATGCCGTGGTGGCCAACATCATCAAGCGGCAGCGGCAGGTGTTCGATTGCCGCGGGGACCGCGAGAAGGACATTGGCTCCATCGAGTCCGGCACCTATGGCTACTCCAGCCGGCACCTGATCCTGCGGAGCATCCAGAATGAGGCCGTCAAGGAGTACCAGCAGGTTTTCAACCCGGACGTACAACCCAACGGCAGCTACTTTTTCGAGTGCCAGATCCGCACTATCTTTGCCCATGCTTGGAGCGAGATCGAGCACGACATCCGGTTCAAGGCCGAGGACCCGCGTGCCTGGACACCGCACTTCGACCGCCAGTTCACGGCTACTGCCGCCATGCTGGAAACGGTGGAAACGGCCTTCGCGGACCTGCACGAACGCTATGAGGAAGTCCGCAGCTACTGGGACATGGACGGCGAAGGAGCCGCCCCACTCACTCCCAACCGGATCCGGGACGTCTGGCGCACCCTTCTCCCCCACGTGGACCGAAAGGTGGATGACGACTGGGGCTGGGCCGCCGAACTGCTCGCCGCGCACGGGCTCAACCAGACCATGCAGCTGGCCGGGCTGCTGAACGCCAACCGCATCACCGAGGTCCGCAAGGCCCTGGACCACCGCTACTCCCCTGGCCCCGACCGCCTCCTGGACGACCTCCTGCTGTGGCAGTACGGCACCAGCCATGTGGACCTCACCGCAGAAGCGCCCGACGTCGTCCCGCACCCCCGGCGCGACAGCCTCCTGCGGCGGCTGAGGCAGATCGAGCGGTACCGGATGACGAACAAGTAA
- a CDS encoding homoserine dehydrogenase, translating to MSLGVPLVLSGFGPVGQAFVDSVFEQDPLLQVAAVRGHSAEVFVAPGSAVPERASWAPVRPIEETLARTNAAVLVQALPSTPGAHARALHEALAALRGGVDVVTATKSHILSHWRELERAAEVGGSRIRISGATGAALPTADMARVALRGMGCSAVRACPNGTSTFILDELSAGIGLEDAVLEAQRRGIAEADPSADLSGKDAATKVRLIAGLLWNWDVSAIAVETEPIEASTSASALAAAQQGRRLRAVASASLSRPMVVTVQLEAVAPGDPLFSINGPEKAMVFSCPEAGDITVQGGRSSPKGAALAMLKDVLNLAGLSRPGFH from the coding sequence ATGTCTTTGGGCGTGCCGCTGGTCCTGTCCGGGTTCGGCCCTGTGGGGCAGGCCTTTGTTGATTCCGTCTTTGAGCAGGATCCCTTGCTACAGGTTGCTGCGGTCCGGGGTCATTCGGCAGAGGTTTTTGTTGCGCCCGGGTCCGCGGTACCTGAGCGTGCTTCATGGGCGCCGGTCCGGCCCATCGAGGAGACGCTGGCCCGGACCAATGCCGCCGTTCTGGTCCAGGCACTGCCCTCCACTCCTGGCGCTCACGCGCGGGCCCTGCATGAGGCGCTTGCTGCCCTGAGGGGCGGCGTGGATGTGGTGACGGCAACGAAGAGCCACATCCTCAGCCACTGGCGCGAGCTTGAACGTGCGGCGGAGGTAGGCGGCAGCCGCATCCGCATTTCCGGGGCCACGGGCGCGGCGCTTCCCACGGCCGACATGGCTCGCGTGGCCCTGAGGGGCATGGGGTGTAGCGCTGTGCGGGCCTGCCCCAACGGCACGTCCACCTTCATCCTGGACGAGCTGTCGGCTGGTATCGGGCTGGAGGATGCCGTGTTGGAGGCGCAGCGGCGGGGCATTGCCGAAGCAGACCCTTCCGCGGATTTATCCGGGAAGGATGCGGCCACCAAGGTGCGCTTGATCGCTGGACTCCTCTGGAACTGGGACGTGTCCGCGATTGCGGTTGAGACGGAGCCGATCGAAGCCTCTACGTCCGCCAGCGCATTGGCTGCCGCCCAACAAGGACGGCGCCTCCGCGCCGTTGCAAGCGCCTCCCTCAGCCGGCCCATGGTGGTCACTGTGCAGTTGGAAGCCGTGGCGCCCGGCGACCCGCTGTTCTCCATCAACGGTCCCGAAAAGGCGATGGTCTTCAGCTGCCCCGAGGCCGGGGACATCACGGTGCAGGGCGGCCGCTCCAGCCCGAAGGGTGCAGCGCTGGCTATGTTGAAGGATGTACTTAACCTTGCCGGGCTGAGCCGGCCAGGATTCCACTAG
- a CDS encoding rhodanese-like domain-containing protein, giving the protein MHASDLERERAAGALVVDTRPADQRERDGELPGAVVIDRNVLEWRLDPSSPHRLEIADDPDRRIVVVCNEGYSSSLAAHTLQRLGLARATDLIGGFQAWAALGGHPAE; this is encoded by the coding sequence GTGCACGCCTCGGATCTTGAGCGGGAGAGGGCGGCAGGTGCCCTTGTTGTGGACACGCGGCCGGCCGACCAGCGGGAGCGCGACGGTGAGTTGCCGGGAGCTGTGGTCATTGACCGCAACGTTCTCGAGTGGCGGCTCGATCCTTCCAGCCCCCACCGGCTCGAGATTGCGGATGACCCCGATCGGCGGATCGTGGTGGTCTGCAATGAGGGCTACAGCTCCAGCCTCGCCGCACACACTCTGCAGCGGCTGGGGCTGGCCCGCGCCACCGACCTCATCGGCGGATTCCAAGCCTGGGCAGCACTAGGCGGACATCCCGCTGAATGA
- a CDS encoding ABC transporter ATP-binding protein, producing the protein MSVPILSTRDLTKTYGRGPDRFDALKGVSLDIDRGDSVAIVGKSGSGKSTLMHLLALLDSPGGGEVHVDGTNARTLSGRKLNTLRNQMFGFVFQQFFLNHATSVLDNVVLPLKIAGAGARERRARGMEVLEQLELADKARNKAGNLSGGQKQRVVIARALANNPQVLFADEPTGNLDTATGAIVEDILFDLNQNHGITLITVTHDHDLAARFNRRLYIRDGQLITTDEEHAA; encoded by the coding sequence ATGTCTGTGCCGATTTTGTCCACCCGCGATTTGACCAAGACCTATGGACGCGGCCCTGACCGTTTCGACGCCCTGAAAGGCGTGTCCCTGGATATCGACCGTGGAGACTCCGTCGCAATCGTCGGCAAGAGCGGATCCGGTAAGTCCACGCTGATGCACCTGCTGGCACTCCTGGACAGCCCGGGTGGAGGAGAAGTCCACGTTGACGGAACGAACGCCAGGACGTTGAGCGGCCGGAAGCTGAACACGTTGCGGAACCAGATGTTCGGCTTCGTCTTCCAGCAGTTTTTCCTCAACCACGCCACCAGCGTGCTGGACAATGTGGTCCTGCCACTGAAGATCGCCGGGGCGGGGGCGCGGGAGCGCCGCGCCCGGGGCATGGAAGTCCTCGAACAGCTCGAACTGGCCGACAAGGCCCGCAACAAGGCCGGGAACCTGTCCGGCGGCCAGAAGCAGCGCGTGGTCATCGCGCGCGCCTTGGCGAACAACCCGCAGGTTCTCTTCGCTGACGAACCTACCGGAAATCTCGACACCGCCACGGGCGCCATCGTCGAAGACATCCTGTTCGACCTCAACCAAAACCACGGCATCACCCTCATCACGGTGACGCACGACCATGACCTGGCCGCACGGTTCAACCGCCGCCTCTACATCCGGGACGGGCAGCTCATCACCACTGACGAGGAGCACGCGGCATGA
- a CDS encoding ABC transporter permease yields MKPLETLKTAIANSFRSKLRTTLTILAIFVGAFTLTITNGLGTGISNYIDSQIAAVGPSNAFTVTKTDVSTSPGSGPQKYDPNTRVLAAGGRPGSTQVALNQSDLDAVAAIPGITAVFPVSRLSPAYIQWDSRDKYQLSVSPLAGAQPQLASGEALDDAGSQPQIILPTSYIAPLGFTGSDQAVGQDVTIGIPDATGTMHTVTARINGVEDNALLGSGGAFANKALTAALADAQSTGAPAATKNTWTAATASFSPTSKKEINDMKSRLSAAGYSAQTLEDRIGTVKTVINGIIGVLDAFAIIALVAAGFGIVNTLLMSVQERTREIGLMKAMGMGSGSVFALFSTEAAFIGLLGSLIGSAAAIGLGTAISGALARGPLSDLAGLQILSFAPAPVAGVILLVMVIAFIAGTLPAWRAARQNPIDSLRYE; encoded by the coding sequence ATGAAACCGCTTGAAACGCTGAAAACCGCCATCGCCAACAGCTTCCGCAGCAAGCTCCGCACCACCTTGACCATCCTGGCGATCTTCGTCGGAGCGTTTACCCTCACCATCACCAACGGTCTGGGCACCGGTATTTCCAACTACATCGACAGCCAGATCGCCGCCGTCGGGCCCAGCAACGCCTTCACTGTCACCAAGACTGACGTCAGCACCAGCCCGGGTTCCGGCCCGCAGAAATACGACCCCAACACCAGGGTCCTGGCCGCAGGCGGCCGACCAGGTTCAACACAGGTTGCCCTGAACCAATCCGATCTCGACGCCGTGGCCGCCATTCCCGGGATCACTGCTGTTTTCCCGGTCAGCCGGCTCAGCCCCGCCTACATTCAGTGGGACAGCCGGGACAAATACCAGCTCTCAGTCAGTCCGCTGGCAGGGGCACAGCCGCAACTGGCCTCCGGCGAAGCGCTGGACGATGCCGGCAGCCAGCCCCAGATAATCCTCCCCACCAGCTACATCGCACCGCTGGGTTTTACGGGCAGTGACCAGGCCGTGGGCCAGGATGTCACCATCGGGATCCCGGATGCCACTGGAACCATGCACACCGTCACGGCAAGGATTAATGGCGTGGAAGACAACGCCCTCCTCGGCTCCGGCGGCGCTTTCGCCAACAAGGCCCTCACCGCCGCCCTCGCGGACGCGCAAAGCACGGGAGCGCCTGCCGCGACGAAGAACACGTGGACCGCGGCGACGGCCAGCTTCTCACCGACGTCCAAAAAAGAGATCAACGACATGAAATCCCGGCTCAGCGCCGCCGGCTACTCGGCCCAGACGCTTGAGGACCGGATTGGCACCGTTAAGACCGTCATCAACGGCATCATCGGTGTCCTGGACGCCTTCGCAATCATCGCCCTCGTCGCGGCCGGATTCGGCATCGTGAACACGCTGTTGATGTCGGTACAGGAACGGACCCGGGAAATCGGCCTGATGAAGGCCATGGGCATGGGCAGCGGCTCTGTATTCGCGCTTTTCAGTACCGAGGCGGCATTCATCGGCCTGCTCGGCAGCCTCATCGGATCCGCCGCCGCCATCGGCCTGGGCACCGCCATCAGCGGCGCCCTTGCCCGGGGGCCCCTGAGCGACCTCGCCGGACTGCAGATCCTCAGCTTCGCCCCCGCACCCGTCGCCGGCGTCATCCTCCTGGTCATGGTCATCGCCTTTATCGCCGGCACGCTCCCCGCCTGGCGCGCGGCCCGACAAAACCCCATCGATTCGCTCCGCTACGAATAG
- a CDS encoding D-2-hydroxyacid dehydrogenase codes for MTSRKTVAIAVPLEAELVDRIRAVDPSITVLYEPDLLPPERYPADHAGNTAFKRSEEQEERYWTILNSAEVLYGFPNESPAGLARIARENPRLQWVHAMAAGAGGAVKASGLGQDILQKFKITTSAGVHALPLAEFAAMGILNGFKRSAELAQDQHAKVWPELRVPTRLVNGSNLVITGLGEIGLETARIARALGMNVSGTKRTVEPIDGIDQVVDNEGLPSLLATADAVVNTLPGTAYTEKLFNRGVFAAMKPGTTFVNVGRGTVVDEDALLEALDNGQVGYACLDVFAVEPLPQDSPLWNHPKVMVSPHTSALSAAENRLITERFCSNLRTFLDGGDLPHLVDTVHFY; via the coding sequence ATGACTTCCCGGAAGACCGTGGCCATCGCCGTCCCGCTCGAAGCAGAGCTCGTGGACCGGATCCGAGCCGTTGACCCCTCCATCACCGTCCTTTACGAGCCGGACCTCCTGCCCCCGGAACGCTACCCGGCAGATCACGCAGGTAACACAGCCTTCAAACGTAGCGAGGAGCAAGAGGAACGCTACTGGACCATACTCAACAGCGCCGAAGTGCTTTACGGCTTCCCCAACGAGAGCCCTGCAGGCCTGGCCCGCATCGCCCGGGAAAACCCACGGCTGCAGTGGGTCCACGCCATGGCGGCCGGCGCGGGTGGAGCAGTCAAGGCATCCGGACTCGGCCAGGACATTCTGCAGAAGTTCAAGATCACCACCTCGGCGGGTGTGCACGCCCTGCCCCTCGCCGAGTTCGCCGCGATGGGGATCCTGAACGGGTTCAAGCGCAGCGCGGAGTTGGCACAGGATCAGCACGCCAAGGTCTGGCCTGAACTCCGGGTCCCCACCCGGCTGGTCAACGGATCGAACCTGGTTATCACCGGACTTGGCGAAATAGGCCTGGAAACCGCCCGGATCGCCAGGGCTCTCGGTATGAACGTCAGCGGCACCAAGCGGACCGTGGAGCCCATTGACGGTATCGACCAGGTTGTGGACAACGAAGGCCTCCCCTCCCTCCTGGCCACGGCAGACGCCGTCGTCAATACCCTGCCCGGCACCGCCTACACGGAAAAGCTGTTCAACCGCGGGGTGTTTGCCGCCATGAAGCCGGGAACCACCTTCGTCAACGTGGGCCGCGGAACCGTGGTGGACGAGGACGCCCTGCTGGAGGCACTGGACAACGGCCAGGTGGGATACGCCTGCCTGGACGTCTTCGCCGTCGAACCGCTGCCACAGGACAGCCCCCTGTGGAACCATCCCAAGGTCATGGTCTCGCCCCACACCTCAGCCCTCAGCGCCGCCGAGAACCGGCTCATCACCGAACGGTTCTGCAGCAACCTCCGTACCTTCCTCGACGGCGGGGATCTCCCCCACCTCGTGGACACGGTGCATTTCTACTAA
- a CDS encoding fumarylacetoacetate hydrolase family protein, whose translation MRIARIKTAEGARHAVERDGRWHHIVNPFEEPFQYTGGTTADSEAAFLAPVEPKVVLGIGHNRTLNDHPLPIQAWHKSVHTVAGPGDAIGAVRDQGTVNAEGELAVVIGRTAANLTAENALEHVFGYTCVNDVTNVDQNLVDERNFQGKSGVNYTPLGPWIETGLADPEQVAIDVYVNGTAKATSGTFNLPSTVVDCLIYVTSWLTLEAGDVVMTGAPATVVPIEPGDRVDIVVEGIGTLSSAVG comes from the coding sequence ATGCGCATCGCCAGAATCAAGACCGCAGAAGGTGCCCGGCACGCAGTGGAACGGGACGGCAGATGGCACCACATCGTCAACCCCTTCGAGGAGCCCTTTCAGTACACCGGCGGCACCACCGCGGACAGCGAAGCCGCATTCCTGGCCCCGGTGGAACCCAAGGTAGTGCTCGGCATCGGCCACAACCGGACGCTGAATGACCACCCCCTGCCCATCCAGGCGTGGCACAAGTCGGTTCATACCGTGGCCGGACCCGGCGATGCCATCGGCGCGGTCCGGGATCAGGGGACGGTCAACGCGGAGGGTGAGCTCGCCGTCGTCATCGGCAGGACGGCAGCAAACCTGACCGCGGAGAACGCGCTGGAGCATGTCTTCGGCTATACCTGCGTCAACGACGTCACCAACGTGGACCAAAATCTGGTGGATGAGCGGAACTTCCAGGGCAAGTCCGGGGTCAATTACACGCCCCTGGGCCCCTGGATCGAAACCGGACTCGCCGATCCTGAGCAGGTGGCCATCGACGTCTACGTCAACGGGACGGCCAAGGCCACCTCCGGGACGTTCAACCTGCCCTCAACCGTGGTGGACTGCCTCATCTACGTCACGTCGTGGTTGACCCTCGAAGCCGGCGACGTGGTGATGACCGGTGCCCCCGCCACTGTCGTTCCCATCGAACCCGGAGACCGGGTGGACATCGTGGTGGAGGGCATCGGCACCCTCAGCAGCGCAGTGGGCTGA
- a CDS encoding IclR family transcriptional regulator, whose translation MADSHAPASSEKPGATSPAPAVTRAAAVLDALAASATGRLTLSDLSREVGIPKSSTSNLLLALEEARLISRQGAEFTLGRKLVELGAAYLGRMDEVQEFYRYCEQASVLSRETVRIAMLDGTNVIYLARYEGHPAVRLTSNIGDKMPVSLCAVGKALIARLRDHDLEEMFPDDAELPVLTPKSLRTGRELKAQLKDIREQGFAFEDEESTTGVVCLAVSVPTRGAHGPSLGLSVTALKATYTPEQGSQMVKELQELAHSLGNPMG comes from the coding sequence ATGGCCGATTCCCATGCCCCCGCTTCATCTGAAAAGCCGGGAGCGACCTCTCCGGCGCCGGCAGTCACCCGGGCAGCAGCGGTACTCGACGCCCTCGCTGCCTCAGCTACCGGCCGGCTCACGCTGAGCGACCTTTCCCGCGAAGTGGGGATACCAAAATCCTCCACCTCCAACCTCCTGCTGGCGCTGGAAGAGGCCCGGCTGATCAGCCGGCAGGGCGCGGAGTTCACCCTGGGCCGCAAGCTGGTGGAGCTGGGCGCCGCCTACCTTGGCCGGATGGATGAGGTGCAGGAGTTTTACCGGTACTGCGAGCAGGCCTCCGTCCTGTCCCGGGAGACGGTGCGGATCGCCATGCTGGATGGCACCAACGTCATTTACCTTGCCCGGTATGAGGGCCACCCCGCGGTGCGGCTTACGTCCAATATCGGCGACAAGATGCCCGTGTCCCTTTGCGCCGTGGGCAAGGCCTTGATCGCGCGGCTGCGCGACCATGACCTGGAGGAGATGTTCCCGGACGACGCCGAGCTGCCGGTGCTCACCCCCAAATCCCTGCGCACGGGCAGGGAACTGAAGGCGCAGCTGAAGGACATCCGCGAGCAGGGCTTTGCCTTCGAGGATGAGGAATCCACCACCGGCGTGGTGTGCCTTGCCGTCTCCGTTCCCACCCGCGGCGCCCACGGCCCCAGCCTGGGCCTGTCCGTGACCGCCCTCAAGGCGACCTACACCCCCGAGCAGGGCTCCCAGATGGTCAAGGAACTGCAGGAGCTTGCCCATTCCTTGGGCAACCCGATGGGCTAA
- a CDS encoding MFS transporter, with amino-acid sequence MTTRTNSPQATTDGAVVDPDQLRRATLASSVGSALEYYDFYIYGLASALIFGPLFFAPLGESGAVIASFATYGVGFAARPFGGVVFGHIGDRFGRKMVLILTIGLMGLSSCAIGLLPTFDQAGMLGAVLLVTLRILQGLGAGAEQAGATTLISEVAPRRRRGFFASLPFVGIQLGTLLGAGTFALMALADKQVLQGWLWRVPFLASVILIAIAIFIRLRLKETPVFQELEKHKAVVKNPVGQIWKHSKKNVLVGIGLRMGENGNSSIYSALLVSFISMPAGVFPGDKFIGPTGLLIAAGFAAVLVVAFGALSDRFGRVPVYRYGALFQAVIALPAFYLVTLGNVALVWVVMVVGIALGVQAMLGPQCALLPELFGSQHRFTGVALSRELSAVLAGGFAPMIGVALLAATNHSWLVPALYSLVLAGISFVTTFFTPETNGRDLVVVEDAR; translated from the coding sequence GTGACAACTCGTACTAACTCACCGCAGGCCACTACGGACGGCGCCGTCGTCGATCCGGACCAGCTGCGAAGGGCAACACTTGCCAGCTCCGTGGGTTCCGCCCTGGAGTACTACGACTTCTACATCTACGGCCTGGCCTCGGCCCTGATCTTCGGGCCGCTGTTCTTTGCGCCGCTCGGAGAAAGCGGAGCGGTCATCGCCTCCTTTGCCACCTACGGCGTCGGATTCGCCGCCCGGCCCTTCGGGGGCGTGGTGTTCGGCCACATCGGCGACCGCTTCGGCCGCAAAATGGTGCTGATCCTGACCATCGGCCTCATGGGCCTGTCCAGCTGCGCCATCGGCCTCCTGCCCACCTTCGACCAGGCGGGCATGCTCGGCGCGGTACTCCTGGTGACGCTGCGCATCCTGCAGGGCCTGGGCGCCGGCGCCGAGCAGGCAGGCGCTACCACCCTCATCTCAGAGGTGGCCCCGCGCCGCCGTCGTGGTTTCTTTGCCTCCCTGCCGTTCGTTGGCATCCAGCTGGGCACCCTCCTGGGCGCCGGAACCTTCGCCCTGATGGCCCTGGCGGACAAGCAGGTCCTGCAGGGCTGGCTGTGGCGCGTTCCGTTCCTGGCCAGCGTCATCCTGATCGCCATAGCGATCTTCATCAGGTTGCGCCTCAAGGAGACCCCGGTCTTCCAGGAACTGGAGAAGCACAAAGCCGTGGTCAAGAACCCGGTGGGCCAGATCTGGAAGCACTCCAAAAAGAACGTACTGGTCGGCATCGGCCTCCGCATGGGAGAAAACGGAAACTCCTCGATCTACTCGGCGCTGCTGGTGTCCTTCATCAGCATGCCGGCCGGCGTCTTCCCCGGCGACAAGTTCATCGGCCCCACCGGCCTGCTGATTGCCGCGGGCTTTGCAGCGGTGCTGGTGGTTGCCTTCGGCGCCCTGTCCGACCGATTCGGCCGGGTTCCCGTGTACCGCTACGGCGCGCTCTTCCAGGCCGTCATCGCCCTGCCGGCCTTCTACCTGGTCACGCTCGGCAACGTCGCCCTGGTCTGGGTGGTCATGGTGGTGGGCATCGCCCTGGGCGTGCAGGCCATGCTCGGCCCGCAGTGCGCCCTGCTCCCGGAACTGTTCGGCTCCCAGCACCGCTTCACCGGCGTGGCCCTTAGCCGTGAGCTCTCCGCGGTGCTCGCCGGAGGCTTCGCCCCGATGATCGGCGTTGCACTGCTGGCGGCCACCAACCATTCCTGGCTGGTGCCGGCGCTCTACTCGCTGGTCCTGGCAGGCATCTCCTTCGTCACCACGTTCTTCACCCCGGAAACCAACGGCCGCGACTTGGTGGTCGTGGAGGACGCCAGGTGA
- a CDS encoding NAD(P)-dependent oxidoreductase gives MNNGNDALGNPAPNRAGFVGLGLMGAPMAANLLKAGWQVKGWNRSPAAVRELEELGGTGVDKVADLRDEPFVIFMLPDLPFIEEAAAGLLESWRDVPPTPGTLVVVMSSVSPAGVRAFGLAVADASGGNASVLDAPVSGGTDGARRGTLAIMAGGSPGDFELARRVLEAMGTSVRRLGDLGAGSLAKACNQLIVGTTTAALAEAAELAERSGLDVHALFEVLSGGLAASRVLELVGPRLAAKDYTPTGPAKFMHKDLSFVLDSAGTAGTAAPMASAGVDLYAELVAQGLGDLDLAAVRQAIANMGTT, from the coding sequence GTGAACAACGGCAACGACGCCCTGGGGAATCCCGCGCCCAATCGCGCGGGATTCGTCGGGCTGGGGCTGATGGGGGCACCGATGGCCGCCAACCTGCTCAAGGCCGGGTGGCAGGTCAAGGGGTGGAACCGCTCCCCCGCCGCCGTCCGGGAACTTGAGGAGCTGGGCGGAACCGGCGTGGACAAGGTGGCAGACCTGCGTGACGAACCCTTCGTGATCTTCATGCTCCCCGACCTTCCATTCATCGAAGAGGCCGCGGCGGGGCTCCTTGAATCGTGGCGGGACGTACCGCCCACCCCGGGAACGCTGGTAGTCGTGATGAGCAGCGTCTCGCCGGCGGGGGTCCGCGCGTTCGGCCTCGCCGTGGCGGACGCCAGCGGTGGAAACGCGTCGGTGCTCGACGCACCGGTCAGCGGCGGAACCGACGGCGCACGGCGGGGAACCCTGGCCATCATGGCCGGCGGGTCCCCCGGGGACTTCGAGCTGGCACGCCGGGTCCTGGAGGCTATGGGCACCTCGGTCCGGCGGCTCGGGGACCTGGGCGCGGGCTCGCTGGCCAAGGCCTGCAACCAGCTGATTGTCGGAACCACGACGGCGGCACTCGCCGAAGCTGCCGAACTCGCCGAACGTTCCGGGCTGGACGTCCACGCCCTCTTTGAGGTCCTGTCCGGAGGCCTTGCGGCCAGCAGGGTTCTGGAGCTCGTGGGGCCCCGGCTGGCGGCGAAGGACTACACGCCGACCGGGCCGGCGAAGTTCATGCACAAGGACCTGTCGTTTGTGCTGGACAGCGCCGGCACTGCCGGGACGGCCGCACCCATGGCTTCGGCCGGCGTCGACCTCTATGCGGAACTGGTGGCGCAGGGCCTCGGCGACCTGGACCTGGCCGCCGTGCGGCAGGCCATCGCCAACATGGGCACCACGTGA
- a CDS encoding ANTAR domain-containing protein: MTPTSKYPGPKPGRVPHSDFLDCPTGLVEYYFEDGIFRWSDGLYRMYGYERGEVVPSMEMVLPHVEPEDRPRVLAYWDHVSKHGGPSSIYVSIRDRKDRQHKLLYSADYIMDGTTPIGVWGVVVDLTTSIHTDRHQLATEAVAASAVNRAAIEQAKGILMGRTGITADEAYGLMSQLSQDTNRKVYAIAQEIIERTTVGAGDQGNQDHPLL; the protein is encoded by the coding sequence TTGACACCCACCAGCAAGTACCCAGGACCCAAGCCAGGGAGGGTCCCCCATAGCGACTTCCTCGATTGCCCCACCGGGCTTGTCGAGTACTACTTCGAGGACGGCATCTTCCGCTGGTCTGACGGGCTCTACCGGATGTACGGGTATGAGCGGGGCGAGGTGGTCCCTTCCATGGAAATGGTCCTGCCGCACGTCGAGCCCGAAGACCGGCCAAGGGTCCTGGCATACTGGGACCACGTCTCCAAGCACGGCGGACCGTCGTCCATCTACGTGTCCATCCGGGACCGCAAGGACCGCCAGCACAAGTTGCTGTACTCAGCGGACTACATCATGGACGGCACCACTCCCATCGGAGTCTGGGGCGTGGTTGTGGACCTCACCACCTCGATCCATACTGACCGGCACCAGCTCGCCACCGAGGCCGTGGCCGCCTCCGCAGTAAACCGCGCGGCCATCGAGCAGGCCAAGGGCATCCTGATGGGGCGTACCGGCATCACCGCGGACGAGGCCTACGGGCTCATGAGCCAGCTGAGCCAGGATACGAACCGTAAGGTTTACGCAATCGCGCAGGAGATCATCGAACGCACCACCGTCGGGGCCGGAGACCAGGGCAACCAGGACCATCCCCTGCTCTAG